A stretch of the Desulfobacter sp. genome encodes the following:
- a CDS encoding tRNA-dihydrouridine synthase family protein, whose product MVLAPMAGLGHIAFRQMVTEFGGFGLLFTGMCSAGAVPHENPRISQVFSWRPQELDHTVCQIFGSTPQSMALAAKRIEDEGFFGVDLNFGCSVAAICKRGCGAALLKTPDLAAQIVSEVRKAVSCPVFVKYRTGWENNPEFAAAMGNRFEQTGADGLTFHPRVAPDRRSRAPQWEIIGQVQDAVNIPVFGNGNLFEIQDGMKMIDQTQCQGLSLGRMAVARPWIFAQWTQGLEPKEEIYYETAMRMAQLLTTHYEDFFALKMFKKFAPYFCANFKFSHSILKKMMKADTMDALKENIKVQLMPCPQTLSVPNINLFV is encoded by the coding sequence ATGGTCCTGGCCCCCATGGCCGGGCTGGGCCATATTGCCTTCAGACAGATGGTCACCGAATTCGGCGGATTCGGCCTTTTGTTTACCGGCATGTGTTCGGCCGGGGCCGTTCCCCATGAAAACCCGCGGATCTCACAAGTCTTTAGCTGGCGGCCCCAGGAACTTGACCACACGGTCTGCCAGATTTTCGGCAGCACCCCCCAAAGCATGGCCCTGGCAGCCAAACGCATTGAAGACGAAGGTTTTTTCGGGGTGGACTTAAATTTTGGCTGTTCTGTGGCGGCCATATGTAAAAGGGGATGCGGGGCCGCCCTGTTAAAAACACCGGACCTTGCAGCCCAAATTGTGTCCGAGGTCCGCAAGGCCGTTTCCTGCCCTGTCTTTGTCAAATACAGAACCGGATGGGAAAATAACCCTGAATTTGCAGCAGCCATGGGCAACCGATTTGAACAGACCGGCGCAGACGGACTGACCTTTCATCCCCGGGTGGCACCGGACCGGAGAAGCCGTGCCCCCCAGTGGGAAATCATCGGCCAGGTTCAAGACGCAGTCAATATCCCGGTATTTGGCAATGGCAACCTGTTTGAGATTCAAGACGGGATGAAAATGATAGACCAGACCCAATGCCAGGGGCTGTCCCTGGGCAGAATGGCCGTGGCAAGGCCCTGGATATTTGCCCAGTGGACCCAGGGCCTTGAGCCCAAAGAAGAGATCTATTACGAGACCGCCATGAGAATGGCTCAATTGCTCACAACCCATTATGAAGACTTTTTTGCCTTAAAAATGTTTAAAAAATTTGCCCCCTATTTTTGTGCCAATTTTAAATTTTCCCACTCTATTTTAAAGAAGATGATGAAGGCAGATACCATGGACGCCTTAAAAGAAAATATAAAGGTCCAGCTCATGCCTTGCCCCCAGACCCTGAGCGTGCCGAATATAAATCTTTTTGTCTGA
- a CDS encoding ISAs1 family transposase — MNEKKSLETFFDNIQDPRHHNKLHNLIDVVIIAICAVVAGADTYEQIENFGKKRKRWLSKFLSLPHGIPSHDTFGRIFERMNPNEFQSSFMHWVQSVAKMTKGQVIAIDGKTLRRSHDTSNDKKAIHMISAWASSNKVVLGQLKTEEKSNEITAIPNLLKLLDISGCIITIDAMGTQKKIAETIINKGCDYVLALKENHKTLHDEAVLFFNKMEEMKNQGYQFNEQTSVDGGHGRVETRRAVITSDIDWFEDKKSWKGLKSIGMIESTREMDGQISHEKRYYISSLDSDPNIFGNAVRRHWGIENSVHWVLDIAFREDESRVRKGNSPENFAAIRHIALNLLRNNKTFKGSVKTKRLNAAMDIKYLEEVMFG; from the coding sequence ATGAACGAAAAAAAATCTCTTGAAACTTTTTTTGACAATATTCAGGACCCCAGACACCACAATAAGCTTCATAATTTAATTGATGTCGTCATCATCGCAATTTGTGCGGTAGTTGCTGGCGCAGACACTTATGAGCAAATTGAAAACTTTGGCAAAAAGAGAAAAAGGTGGTTGTCAAAATTTCTAAGCCTTCCCCATGGGATACCCTCCCATGACACCTTTGGCAGAATTTTTGAAAGGATGAACCCGAATGAATTTCAGAGCAGTTTTATGCACTGGGTTCAGTCGGTTGCAAAGATGACCAAAGGTCAAGTCATTGCAATCGACGGCAAAACTCTAAGGCGTTCACACGATACCTCCAATGATAAGAAAGCCATTCATATGATCAGTGCGTGGGCTTCGTCTAATAAAGTGGTTTTAGGGCAATTAAAAACCGAAGAAAAATCAAATGAAATTACGGCCATTCCAAATCTTTTAAAACTTTTAGATATCTCGGGCTGCATTATAACCATTGATGCCATGGGCACTCAAAAGAAAATCGCTGAAACCATAATAAACAAAGGGTGTGACTATGTCCTTGCCCTGAAAGAAAATCATAAAACCTTGCATGATGAAGCGGTACTTTTTTTCAATAAAATGGAAGAAATGAAAAATCAGGGGTACCAGTTTAATGAACAGACCAGTGTTGACGGAGGGCACGGTCGAGTCGAAACGCGCAGGGCTGTGATAACCTCTGATATTGATTGGTTTGAAGATAAAAAAAGTTGGAAAGGTTTGAAAAGTATTGGAATGATTGAATCCACCCGGGAAATGGACGGCCAGATCAGTCATGAAAAGCGATATTATATATCGAGCCTGGATAGCGACCCCAATATTTTTGGTAATGCTGTCAGGAGGCATTGGGGAATTGAAAATTCAGTGCATTGGGTATTGGATATTGCGTTCCGTGAAGACGAAAGCAGAGTCAGAAAGGGGAACTCTCCTGAGAATTTTGCAGCGATTCGGCACATTGCATTAAATTTATTACGGAACAATAAGACATTTAAAGGGAGTGTAAAAACCAAAAGGTTGAATGCTGCTATGGATATCAAATATCTGGAGGAAGTTATGTTTGGATGA
- a CDS encoding FeoA domain-containing protein, translating to MFNRHEQDKKQFRRLFKQEGLDRFEERFQVLEAFLKLEHHVSVQEISEQLKADGTSMSDEFIAQSMEQLCRFGFANQVNFHKDNIILYEHRHLGVHHDHMICTKCGAILEFKDEAIEERQRKLARAYGFHMLQHKMEIYGLCSKCMALREKLVPLSKAKPGERLIVKSVEAGRKMQLRISSMGLKIGDVVELVSNGIGGQVVVALGENRLVIGTGMAEKIWGTPMARGCGCGHTDFLTCPRKRCRKGIVKLCQMKAGQEGRIVRVSGESVLRRRLLEMGINRGTQIYVEKYAPLKDPLELVVKGYHISLRVEEAGNILVEDVRVREK from the coding sequence ATGTTCAATAGGCATGAGCAGGATAAAAAACAGTTTCGGCGGCTCTTTAAGCAAGAGGGGCTTGATCGGTTTGAGGAACGCTTCCAGGTGCTGGAGGCTTTTTTAAAACTTGAGCACCATGTCAGCGTCCAAGAGATTTCAGAACAGCTTAAGGCGGACGGCACATCCATGTCCGATGAGTTCATCGCCCAGAGCATGGAACAGCTGTGCCGGTTTGGGTTCGCCAACCAGGTGAACTTTCACAAGGACAATATCATCCTCTACGAACACCGGCATCTCGGGGTGCACCACGACCATATGATCTGTACCAAATGCGGGGCCATACTTGAGTTCAAGGATGAGGCCATAGAGGAGCGACAGAGAAAGCTGGCCCGGGCTTATGGGTTTCATATGCTTCAGCATAAGATGGAAATTTATGGTCTTTGTTCCAAGTGCATGGCTCTAAGGGAAAAATTGGTTCCCCTTTCCAAGGCCAAACCCGGAGAACGGTTGATCGTTAAATCCGTGGAAGCCGGCAGAAAAATGCAGTTGAGGATTTCTTCCATGGGGCTCAAGATCGGGGATGTTGTTGAGCTGGTTTCCAATGGCATTGGCGGTCAGGTGGTGGTGGCCCTGGGAGAAAACCGGCTGGTGATCGGCACGGGCATGGCCGAGAAAATCTGGGGAACCCCCATGGCAAGGGGGTGCGGGTGCGGGCATACTGACTTTTTAACCTGCCCCAGAAAACGATGCCGTAAAGGGATAGTTAAACTCTGTCAGATGAAAGCAGGTCAGGAAGGGCGAATTGTCCGGGTGTCCGGGGAAAGTGTTTTAAGACGAAGGCTATTGGAAATGGGCATCAACCGGGGAACCCAGATCTATGTGGAAAAATATGCCCCGCTCAAGGATCCCCTTGAACTGGTGGTAAAAGGCTATCATATTTCCCTGCGTGTGGAAGAGGCCGGCAATATCCTGGTTGAGGATGTAAGGGTTAGAGAAAAATAA
- the feoB gene encoding ferrous iron transport protein B has product MKDEITIALAGNPNCGKTTIFNNLTGARQKVGNWPGVTVEKKEGRLKYKNHEIRVVDLPGTYSLTPFSIEEVTARDYVLNQAPDIVINIIDASNLERSLFLALQILELGRPALFVLNMADMAKAKGIKIDADQLSGLLNLPVVFTVGNKNKGTHDILDAAVSEIAAFESGKTARRINYGKEIENCIEMVCADLESEHGDPVRNRWQAIKLLEDDKLIKEEIQERSGASEALETAMVCRQRIFDLYQDDFEIILTDDRYGVIEGLIKATVSLSAQKRIDMSRNIDLVLTDRFFGIPVFIFFIWAMFQLTFSLGAYPMEWIEHGVGLLSGFLDRMMDPSLFKSLVLDGIVAGIGSVIVFLPNILILFFCIALFEDTGYMARAAFLMDRVMHTSGLHGKSFIPMLMGFGCNVPAIMATRALENQKDRVLTILMTPFMSCSARLPVYIVLAGTFFAHRAGTIIFCLYATGILLAILTGRILRGLMFKGEEAPFVMELPPYRVPMLKSLMIHMWDRGKMFLKKMGGVILVGSIIIWVLSTFPMQTEFSVDYDAKIETARSASLARTATLQNETERRQASDELGREIQHMLNLKEQERVAGSYIGMIGKTLEPVFLPIGIGWQASVALVTGFVAKEVVVSTMGVLYGVGNDGEDELSNALKSSGMTPLSALSMMVFVLLYVPCFATVVAIYREASPKWAWFNVVYTTTVAWGMSFLVYQTGMMLS; this is encoded by the coding sequence ATGAAAGATGAAATCACCATTGCCCTGGCCGGCAATCCCAACTGCGGCAAGACAACGATTTTTAATAATTTGACCGGAGCCCGGCAGAAGGTGGGCAATTGGCCCGGGGTCACGGTTGAAAAAAAAGAAGGCCGCCTGAAATACAAGAATCATGAGATCCGGGTGGTTGATCTTCCAGGGACATACAGTCTTACCCCTTTTTCCATAGAAGAGGTCACGGCAAGGGATTATGTTCTGAACCAGGCGCCTGATATTGTGATCAATATCATTGATGCATCCAACCTTGAAAGAAGCCTGTTTCTGGCCCTTCAAATCCTTGAGCTGGGACGGCCTGCCTTGTTTGTCCTGAATATGGCAGACATGGCCAAGGCCAAGGGGATCAAGATTGATGCCGACCAGCTCTCCGGCCTTTTAAATCTGCCCGTGGTCTTTACCGTGGGAAATAAGAACAAGGGAACCCATGATATTCTTGATGCGGCTGTCAGTGAAATTGCGGCCTTTGAATCAGGCAAAACCGCCCGCCGGATAAACTATGGAAAAGAGATTGAAAATTGTATTGAAATGGTCTGTGCTGACCTTGAATCAGAACATGGCGATCCGGTGCGCAACCGCTGGCAGGCCATTAAACTGCTTGAAGATGACAAACTGATCAAAGAAGAGATTCAAGAACGCTCAGGCGCTTCAGAGGCGCTTGAGACGGCCATGGTCTGCCGGCAGAGGATCTTTGATCTTTATCAGGATGACTTTGAAATCATACTCACCGACGATCGGTACGGGGTGATTGAGGGATTGATCAAGGCGACTGTCAGTCTTTCCGCCCAAAAACGGATTGATATGTCCAGAAATATTGACCTGGTGCTCACGGATCGGTTTTTCGGGATACCGGTCTTTATCTTTTTTATCTGGGCCATGTTTCAGTTGACCTTTTCTCTGGGGGCCTATCCCATGGAATGGATCGAGCACGGGGTGGGACTGCTGTCCGGTTTTCTGGACCGGATGATGGACCCTTCTTTGTTCAAATCCCTGGTGCTGGACGGAATTGTGGCCGGCATTGGTTCGGTCATTGTTTTTCTGCCCAATATCCTGATTTTGTTCTTTTGCATCGCCCTGTTTGAGGATACCGGATATATGGCCAGGGCGGCATTTCTCATGGACAGGGTTATGCATACCTCAGGGCTTCATGGAAAATCATTTATTCCCATGCTCATGGGATTTGGATGCAATGTGCCGGCCATTATGGCCACCCGGGCCCTTGAAAATCAAAAGGACCGGGTATTGACCATATTAATGACTCCCTTTATGTCCTGCTCGGCCCGGCTGCCGGTTTATATTGTATTGGCAGGAACTTTTTTCGCCCACAGGGCCGGCACCATTATTTTCTGCCTCTATGCCACAGGTATCCTCCTTGCCATCCTTACCGGCCGGATTTTAAGGGGACTGATGTTTAAAGGAGAGGAAGCCCCCTTTGTCATGGAACTGCCCCCCTATCGGGTGCCCATGCTCAAAAGTCTGATGATCCACATGTGGGACCGGGGTAAAATGTTTCTCAAGAAGATGGGAGGGGTTATCCTTGTCGGATCCATCATCATCTGGGTATTGTCCACCTTTCCGATGCAAACTGAATTTTCAGTGGATTACGATGCCAAAATTGAGACGGCAAGATCCGCATCTCTGGCCAGGACGGCAACCCTTCAGAATGAAACGGAACGCAGGCAGGCATCTGATGAGCTCGGGCGTGAAATTCAACATATGTTAAACCTCAAAGAACAGGAACGGGTGGCAGGGTCATATATTGGTATGATCGGAAAAACCCTGGAACCGGTTTTTTTACCCATTGGTATTGGGTGGCAGGCCAGTGTGGCCCTGGTCACAGGATTTGTGGCCAAGGAGGTTGTGGTTTCAACCATGGGGGTGTTGTACGGGGTGGGAAATGATGGAGAAGATGAGCTTTCAAATGCGCTTAAATCGTCGGGAATGACCCCTTTGTCGGCCTTGTCCATGATGGTTTTTGTGCTTTTGTACGTTCCCTGCTTTGCAACGGTGGTTGCCATTTACAGGGAAGCATCGCCCAAATGGGCCTGGTTCAACGTGGTCTATACCACCACGGTTGCGTGGGGGATGTCTTTTCTGGTATACCAGACCGGAATGATGCTAAGCTGA
- a CDS encoding SH3 domain-containing protein encodes MWSGWSRAISRIVFFFILWAMVSGSAFAAERLAVKSSIANLRDGAGTKYKVLWQVEKYHPFIVVSKKKDWYEIKDFEGDTAWVHKSLLAKINTVISVKEKCNVRSGPDKKTKVVLRVERGVPFKVLKRKGNWIRVEHADGETGWIYKTLVW; translated from the coding sequence ATGTGGAGTGGATGGTCAAGGGCAATATCAAGAATCGTTTTTTTCTTTATCCTGTGGGCAATGGTTTCAGGTTCGGCTTTTGCTGCCGAACGCCTGGCCGTAAAGTCTTCAATTGCAAACCTCAGGGATGGTGCCGGCACCAAATACAAGGTGCTCTGGCAGGTTGAAAAATACCATCCCTTTATTGTGGTTTCCAAAAAAAAGGACTGGTATGAGATCAAGGATTTTGAAGGGGATACGGCCTGGGTTCATAAATCTTTACTCGCAAAAATTAATACCGTTATTTCTGTTAAGGAAAAATGTAATGTCAGGTCAGGACCGGACAAAAAGACCAAGGTGGTTCTCAGGGTTGAACGGGGGGTGCCGTTCAAGGTGCTGAAACGAAAAGGAAACTGGATTCGTGTTGAACATGCAGACGGTGAGACCGGCTGGATTTACAAAACGCTTGTCTGGTAA
- a CDS encoding sigma-54-dependent Fis family transcriptional regulator, which translates to MENILIVDDEKHYPMIIGEVLSEEGYKTFTASSGMEALDILNSQLIDLVLSDVKMPGMSGIDLLEKIKEIKPDLPVIIMTAFGSVEKAVEAMHKGAYTFILKPFENEALIAHIGKALSMYKIVQENVILRNAIRSRYQFDNIIGKSKPMQELYEIIEKVAPTNASVLIEGESGTGKELVAKSIHYNSLRKNQTLVAVNCSAFAESLLESELFGHEKGAFTGAANMKKGRFELADKGTLFLDEIGELPMPLQVKLLRVLQERTVERVGGTEPIQVNFRLIAATNKNLEEEVKKSNFREDLYYRLNVVKATMPPLRERQEDITLLINHFIQKYTQGPESAGTSVTGIDKEAAQILCDHEWKGNVRELENVIERAVILSGSNRIAKSDLPPHIRNTPGTPLQLDGIPEGVGLSETLAAVEKRMIQRAMKMSGNVQTKAAQILGIGKSGLNQKLKKFNLDKELNLGK; encoded by the coding sequence ATGGAAAACATATTGATTGTTGATGATGAAAAGCACTATCCCATGATCATTGGAGAGGTGCTTTCAGAAGAGGGGTACAAGACATTTACCGCATCAAGCGGTATGGAGGCCTTGGACATCCTCAACAGCCAGCTCATCGACCTGGTTCTTTCCGATGTTAAAATGCCCGGCATGTCAGGCATAGACTTATTGGAAAAAATAAAAGAGATCAAGCCCGACCTGCCCGTCATTATCATGACGGCATTCGGCAGTGTGGAAAAAGCGGTAGAAGCCATGCACAAAGGGGCCTATACCTTTATCTTAAAGCCCTTTGAAAATGAAGCCCTCATTGCCCATATCGGCAAGGCCCTTTCCATGTATAAGATTGTCCAGGAAAATGTCATTTTAAGAAACGCCATCCGCTCCAGGTATCAATTTGACAATATTATCGGCAAAAGCAAACCCATGCAGGAACTCTATGAAATCATAGAAAAAGTCGCACCCACCAATGCCTCGGTTCTCATCGAAGGAGAAAGCGGCACTGGCAAGGAACTGGTGGCCAAGTCCATCCATTACAACAGCCTGAGAAAAAACCAGACCCTGGTGGCGGTAAATTGTTCTGCCTTTGCCGAGTCCCTTTTGGAAAGCGAATTATTCGGACATGAAAAAGGGGCCTTTACCGGGGCTGCCAACATGAAAAAAGGACGGTTTGAACTGGCTGACAAGGGCACCCTTTTCCTGGATGAAATCGGGGAACTGCCCATGCCCCTGCAGGTCAAGCTTTTAAGAGTGCTTCAGGAACGGACTGTGGAACGGGTCGGCGGAACAGAGCCCATCCAGGTGAATTTCAGGCTCATTGCCGCCACCAACAAAAACCTGGAAGAAGAGGTGAAAAAATCCAATTTCAGAGAAGATCTTTACTACCGCCTCAATGTGGTCAAGGCCACCATGCCGCCGTTGAGGGAACGCCAGGAAGACATCACCCTGCTCATCAATCATTTTATTCAAAAGTACACCCAGGGCCCTGAATCCGCCGGCACCTCTGTCACAGGCATAGACAAGGAGGCTGCACAAATCCTCTGCGACCATGAATGGAAAGGCAATGTCCGGGAACTTGAAAATGTCATTGAGCGGGCCGTGATCCTCTCAGGCTCAAACCGCATTGCCAAATCAGATCTCCCCCCCCATATCCGAAATACCCCTGGCACCCCCCTGCAATTGGACGGAATCCCAGAAGGGGTAGGCCTGTCCGAAACCCTTGCTGCCGTGGAAAAGCGTATGATCCAAAGGGCCATGAAAATGTCAGGCAATGTCCAGACCAAAGCCGCCCAGATTTTAGGCATCGGTAAAAGCGGCCTCAACCAGAAATTAAAAAAATTCAATCTGGACAAGGAATTGAACCTGGGAAAATAA
- a CDS encoding two-component sensor histidine kinase, with the protein MLTATIVIAALNAHWVRNILLEKSKEYNRLLVENLNHQIFLRFVAPVVFKHGEVKLREKRQHQLLDAVVKSTLHSFHVDMVNIYGTDNIIGYSFDKSYIGKKNAGGVHYERAMKSEATSKLIQKGSFLELMFWFPKETKIVTFAPLIQEVQLSRANKDRMVIGVIEIIRDVSQDYQQVFKLQGLIVASCAIIMGVLFLILRFVVKHGEKIIQTRAEERLKLEEKLRRAEHLSAIGEMTAGVSHEIRNPLGIIKSSAQLMKKKMSRLDPSTNIPDIIVEESTRLDHIIKDFLDFARPKIADLRPCAIEDIIEKNLVFLSPKAREENVRIVKDFQNNLPLILADPTMLYQAFLNIFLNAFQAMTTKGTITIATRYDSGMVHISFTDTGEGIDPEVIKKIWTPFFTTKETGTGLGLGIIKNIIEAHQGSLEISNVSPHGTRLEIALPAEEENFKEQR; encoded by the coding sequence ATGCTCACGGCAACCATTGTCATTGCAGCTCTGAATGCACACTGGGTCCGGAATATTCTGCTTGAAAAAAGCAAAGAGTATAACCGGCTCCTGGTTGAAAACCTCAACCACCAGATTTTTCTGCGGTTTGTCGCCCCAGTGGTCTTCAAGCATGGAGAAGTCAAACTAAGGGAAAAAAGACAACACCAGCTTTTAGATGCCGTAGTCAAATCCACCCTCCACAGCTTCCACGTTGACATGGTCAATATCTATGGTACGGACAATATTATCGGGTACAGCTTTGACAAAAGCTATATCGGCAAAAAAAATGCCGGCGGCGTCCACTATGAAAGGGCCATGAAAAGCGAGGCCACCTCCAAACTCATACAAAAGGGAAGCTTTCTGGAACTGATGTTCTGGTTTCCCAAAGAAACCAAAATCGTCACCTTTGCCCCTTTGATCCAGGAGGTTCAATTGTCCCGGGCCAACAAAGACCGGATGGTCATCGGGGTTATTGAAATCATCCGCGATGTATCCCAGGATTACCAGCAGGTATTCAAACTCCAGGGGCTGATTGTTGCCAGCTGCGCCATCATCATGGGGGTTCTCTTCCTGATCCTCAGATTTGTGGTCAAACACGGAGAAAAAATTATACAGACAAGGGCTGAAGAACGGCTGAAACTTGAAGAAAAACTCAGGCGGGCCGAACACCTCTCTGCCATCGGTGAAATGACGGCCGGGGTCTCCCATGAGATACGAAACCCCTTGGGCATTATTAAAAGCAGTGCCCAACTGATGAAAAAAAAAATGAGCCGCCTGGATCCATCCACCAATATTCCGGACATCATTGTTGAAGAGTCCACCCGGCTGGATCATATCATCAAGGATTTTCTTGATTTTGCCAGACCTAAAATCGCAGATTTAAGACCTTGCGCCATTGAGGATATCATTGAAAAAAACCTGGTATTCCTATCCCCCAAAGCCCGTGAGGAAAATGTCAGGATTGTAAAGGATTTTCAAAACAACCTGCCCCTGATTTTGGCAGACCCGACAATGCTGTATCAGGCATTTTTGAATATTTTCCTCAATGCATTCCAGGCCATGACAACAAAGGGTACCATTACCATTGCCACCCGGTATGATTCAGGCATGGTGCATATCAGTTTTACCGATACAGGAGAAGGCATAGACCCGGAAGTCATCAAAAAAATATGGACCCCTTTTTTCACCACAAAAGAGACAGGGACCGGGCTTGGGCTTGGCATCATCAAAAATATCATTGAGGCCCACCAGGGCAGTTTAGAAATTTCCAATGTCTCCCCCCACGGGACCCGTCTGGAAATTGCACTGCCCGCCGAAGAAGAGAATTTCAAGGAGCAAAGATAA